A region of Thermobifida halotolerans DNA encodes the following proteins:
- the purL gene encoding phosphoribosylformylglycinamidine synthase subunit PurL produces the protein MSEEPRFDTVARAATTPDLPQPYTELGMKDDEYARVREILGRRPTSAELAIYSVMWSEHCSYKSSKVHLRQFGEKAPETDVLLVGMGENAGVVDVGDGYAVTFKIESHNHPSYVEPHQGAATGVGGIVRDILTMGARPVAVMDALRFGPVDAPDTRRVLPGVVSGISFYGNCLGLPNIGGEIGFDAGYSGNPLVNALCVGVLKHEDIKLAQAPGPGNHVVLFGATTGPDGIGGASVLASASFDDESQAKRPSVQVGDPFMEKLLIECSLELFARDLVVGIQDLGAAGVSCATTELAAGGTGGMRVDLDRVPLRDPRLTPEEILMSESQERMMAIVEPAKLDEFLAVCAKWDILASVIGEVTDVTPEEAERGGRLVMTWRGETVVDMPPRTAADEGPVYQRPVARPDDQDALLADDPAALPRPDTDDRLREQVLRVLAAPGICDPNWVTSQYDRYVLGNTVLAVPHDSGMIRITDNSDRGVALATDGNGRYTRLDPYTGTQLAYAEAYRNVAATGARPIAVTNCLNFGSPEDPAVMWQFAESTRGLADACLALGTPVTGGNVSFYNQTGSTAINPTPVIGVLGVIDDVNKRLTSAFSNDADGAAIFLLGETRPELGGSAWADVVHGHLGGRPPRIDLDAEAALARVLVDGAGAGVLASAHDLSDGGLAVALAESCLRGGIGCAVDLGEDPFTALFSESAARAVVSVRPENEAAFTELCAEHGVPVARIGSVGGTALAMAHRGGRISIELTELRATYESTLPAVFGGE, from the coding sequence ATGTCTGAAGAACCCCGGTTCGACACGGTCGCCAGGGCGGCGACCACCCCGGACCTTCCGCAGCCGTACACCGAACTCGGCATGAAGGACGACGAGTACGCGCGGGTCCGCGAGATCCTGGGCCGCCGTCCCACCTCGGCCGAACTGGCCATCTACTCGGTCATGTGGAGCGAGCACTGCTCCTACAAGAGTTCCAAGGTCCACCTGCGCCAGTTCGGGGAGAAAGCCCCCGAGACCGACGTGCTGCTGGTCGGCATGGGCGAGAACGCGGGTGTCGTGGACGTCGGCGACGGCTACGCGGTCACCTTCAAGATCGAGTCGCACAACCACCCCTCCTACGTGGAGCCACACCAGGGCGCGGCCACCGGAGTGGGCGGCATCGTGCGCGACATCCTCACCATGGGCGCGCGGCCGGTCGCGGTCATGGACGCGCTGCGGTTCGGTCCGGTCGACGCCCCCGACACGCGGCGGGTGCTGCCGGGCGTGGTGTCGGGCATCTCCTTCTACGGCAACTGCCTGGGCCTGCCCAACATCGGCGGCGAGATCGGCTTCGACGCCGGATACTCCGGCAACCCGCTGGTCAACGCCTTGTGCGTGGGTGTGCTCAAACACGAGGACATCAAGCTCGCCCAGGCCCCCGGCCCGGGCAACCACGTCGTGCTGTTCGGCGCGACCACCGGTCCCGACGGGATCGGCGGCGCGTCCGTCCTGGCCAGCGCCAGCTTCGACGACGAGAGCCAGGCCAAGCGCCCCAGCGTCCAGGTGGGCGACCCGTTCATGGAGAAGCTCCTCATCGAGTGCAGCCTGGAGCTGTTCGCCAGGGACCTCGTCGTGGGCATCCAGGACCTGGGCGCGGCGGGAGTCTCGTGCGCGACCACCGAGCTCGCGGCGGGCGGCACCGGAGGCATGCGCGTCGACCTCGACCGCGTCCCGCTGCGCGACCCTCGGCTGACGCCCGAGGAGATCCTGATGAGCGAGTCGCAGGAGCGGATGATGGCGATCGTCGAGCCCGCCAAGCTCGACGAGTTCCTGGCGGTCTGCGCCAAGTGGGACATCCTGGCCAGCGTGATCGGCGAGGTCACCGACGTCACCCCCGAGGAGGCCGAGCGCGGCGGCCGTCTGGTCATGACCTGGCGCGGCGAGACGGTCGTGGACATGCCGCCGCGCACCGCCGCCGACGAGGGGCCGGTGTACCAGCGCCCCGTCGCACGCCCCGACGACCAGGACGCGCTGCTGGCCGACGATCCCGCCGCGCTGCCCCGTCCCGACACCGACGACCGGCTGCGCGAGCAGGTACTGCGGGTGCTGGCGGCCCCCGGAATCTGCGACCCGAACTGGGTCACCAGCCAGTACGACCGGTACGTGCTGGGCAACACGGTGCTGGCCGTGCCGCACGACAGCGGCATGATCCGCATCACCGACAACAGCGACCGCGGAGTGGCGCTGGCCACCGACGGCAACGGGCGCTACACCCGCCTCGACCCGTACACGGGCACCCAGTTGGCCTACGCCGAGGCCTACCGCAACGTCGCGGCGACCGGTGCGCGCCCCATCGCGGTCACCAACTGCCTCAACTTCGGCTCCCCCGAGGACCCCGCGGTGATGTGGCAGTTCGCCGAGTCCACGCGCGGCCTGGCGGACGCCTGCCTCGCCCTGGGCACCCCGGTGACCGGCGGCAACGTCAGCTTCTACAACCAGACCGGGAGCACCGCGATCAACCCGACCCCGGTGATCGGTGTGCTCGGCGTCATCGACGACGTGAACAAGCGGCTGACCAGCGCTTTCAGCAACGATGCCGACGGTGCGGCGATCTTCCTGCTCGGTGAGACCCGGCCGGAGCTGGGTGGTTCGGCGTGGGCCGACGTCGTCCACGGGCACCTGGGCGGCCGTCCCCCGCGGATCGACCTGGACGCCGAGGCGGCGCTGGCCCGCGTGCTGGTCGACGGCGCGGGGGCGGGAGTGCTGGCGTCGGCGCACGACCTCTCCGACGGCGGGCTGGCGGTGGCGCTGGCCGAGTCCTGCCTGCGCGGCGGGATCGGTTGCGCGGTCGACCTCGGTGAGGACCCGTTCACCGCGCTGTTCAGCGAGTCCGCCGCGCGCGCGGTGGTGAGTGTGCGGCCGGAGAACGAGGCGGCCTTCACCGAGCTGTGCGCCGAGCACGGAGTCCCGGTCGCGCGGATCGGTTCCGTCGGCGGCACCGCGCTGGCCATGGCCCACCGCGGCGGCCGGATCAGCATCGAGCTGACCGAGCTGCGCGCCACCTACGAGTCGACGCTGCCCGCCGTCTTCGGCGGCGAGTGA